A single region of the Plutella xylostella chromosome 7, ilPluXylo3.1, whole genome shotgun sequence genome encodes:
- the LOC125488804 gene encoding uncharacterized protein LOC125488804: MSRMTTRKVQSRDLEIQLRTALEDLKASRDLSSQLMAEREDNEKEFDSLLKKNSDLKNDIAEMDIQYQDLQGKCDELQIVLRSYKECQDLHEAALSKIYSLEQQLAEAHAEIQQINEAHASEETDKTMALYDELVTLHPTPMPTIDLTTPRKSTNITGANRLKKYIKIKKYIRKSERALKKHKTHLPLTKDRVRLQLLVNKYEQEMSDYNQKLADNNQECEFNIAMLQSRLATLKSALEQRTLEYENQLLVLSSVGLVRVEMLPEKSSPAEATTASPEATTTTSEGHHQPPDGHAILKGHPE, from the exons ATGTCGAGGATGACGACCCGGAAGGTGCAGAGCCGTGACCTGGAGATCCAGCTGAGGACAGCTTTGGAGGATCTCAAGGCATCTCGTGACCTCTCAAGCCAACTGATGGCAGAGCGGGAGGACAATGAAAAGGAATTTGATTCCCTTTTAAAAAAGAACTCGGACTTAAAAAATGACATAGCTGAAATGGACATCCAATACCAAGACTTGCAAGGCAAATGTGATGAGCTACAGATTGTACTTAGATCATACAAAGAGTGTCAGGATTTACATGAAGCTGCCTTGTCTAAGATCTATAGCCTAGAGCAGCAATTGGCTGAAGCACACGCAGAGATCCAGCAAATAAATGAAGCACATGCAAGCGAGGAAACAGATAAGACAATGGCATTGTACGATGAATTAGTCACCCTACACCCCACCCCTATGCCAACAATAGACCTCACAACTCCAAGAAAATCAACCAATATCACAGGTGCAAAcaggcttaaaaaatatattaaaataaagaaatatatcaGGAAGTCTGagcgagcattgaaaaagcaTAAGACGCACCTTCCATTGACAAAGGATAGAGTGAGACTTCAACTACTGGTGAATAAATATGAACAAGAGATGTCAGACTACAACCAGAAGCTCGCAGACAACAACCAGGAGTGCGAGTTCAACATTGCCATGCTACAGTCTAGGCTGGCCACACTGAAGTCTGCCCTAGAACAGAGAACTCTGGAATACGAAAACCAGCTGCTGGTGCTGAGTAGTGTGGGCTTAGTTCGGGTTGAGATGCTGCCGGAGAAGTCTTCACCTGCTGAAGCCACCACCGCATCTCCGgaggccaccaccaccacctcggag ggccaccaccagcctCCCGACGGCCACGCCATCCTCAAGGGTCATCCAGAGTAA
- the LOC105383470 gene encoding distal membrane-arm assembly complex protein 2 — MALCLKQGKVFRNLYITSRWFSNKNEEKSVYQRDEEGPQERSIYGKPYPEWRKPWLQRKGEVLPKLSVFTEKNPSPDILNAMQNLPYMTMEKVKDWWAEMKDLQEVENQKYSSERNEILGSNLAAAHFFTFRGAGIRFKGQKAWLSGPEEEMKLPEKFKDGYFVEAIDCSQFIKSGIRYEGLANIADLSFLKWLSLKNNVYIDVWCLDRVAGLAKSLEFLDISGCRLCVGGVHALARMPELKMLVVTDPGENIAVQAALSILEQEKPDLVINAIEPEPLLAK, encoded by the exons ATGGCGCTATGTTTGAAACAAGGCAAGGTTTTCCGTAACTTATACATAACCTCTCGCTGGTTTAGCAACAAAAATGAGGAAAAATCGGTCTATCAGAGAGACGAAGAAGGGCCGCAAGAGCGCAGCATCTATGGGAAACCGTATCCAGAATGGCGGAAACCTTGGTTGCAGAGAAAGGGAGAGGTCCTCCCTAAATTATCTGTCTTCACTGAGAAGAATCCCAGTCCAGATATTCTTAATGCCATGcaaaatttgccttacatgaCCATGGAAAAAGTTAAAGATTGGTGGGCAGAAATGAAAGACTTACAGGAAGTAGAAAACCAAAAGTACTCATCAGAAAGAAATGAAATCCTCGGGTCAAACTTGGCTGCAGCTCACTTCTTCACATTCAGAGGGGCAGGGATAAG ATTTAAGGGTCAGAAGGCATGGCTGTCAGGGCCTGAGGAAGAAATGAAACTGCCAGAAAAGTTTAAAGATGGCTACTTTGTTGAAGCCATAGACTGCTCCCAATTCATCAAATCTGGAATCAGATACGAAGGGTTGGCCAATATAGCTGATTTAAGTTTTCTGAAATGGCTTTCTTTGAAGAATAATGTTTATATAGATGTATGGTGTTTGGATAGAGTAGCTGGGCTTGCTAAGTCGTTGGAGTTCCTGGACATCAGCGGGTGCAGGCTGTGTGTGGGCGGGGTGCATGCGCTCGCTCGCATGCCAGAGCTGAAGATGCTGGTGGTCACCGACCCCGGGGAGAACATTGCGGTTCAAGCTGCACTCTCTATTCTCGAGCAGGAGAAGCCAGATTTAGTTATAAATGCTATTGAACCTGAACCACTTTTAGCTAAGTAA